In Nocardioides sp. W7, the genomic stretch GCTCGCCGCGACCAGCGTGGCCGCCACGATCGGCATCAGCGCGCCGCTCTCGCACCTGGTGCACGCGGACTCCACCGTCACCAGCATGATCGTGCTGATCGGCATGGCCGTCGGCGTCGACTACTCGCTGTTCTACCTCAAGCGCGAGCGTGAGGAGCGGGCCAAGGGCCACAGCACGCTCGACGCCGTGGAGATCGCGGCGCAGACCTCCGGGCACTCGATCCTGGTCTCCGGCGGCGCCGTGATCGCCTCGATGGCGGGCCTGTTCCTGATGGGCGACACGACCTTCAACTCGCTGGCCGTCGGCTCCATCCTCGTCGTCGCCATCGCCGTCCTCGGCTCGATCACGGTGCTTCCCGCGCTGCTCGCCGGCCTCGGCCGCTGGGTGGACCGGCCCCGGGTGCCGCTGCTGTGGCGCCTCAACTCCCGCATCGGACGCGGTGGCATCAGCCGCCGGCTGCTCGCGCCGGTCGTCCGCCACCCGAAGGTCGCCCTGCTGCTGGCCGGCACGATCGTCGTGGCGCTCGCCCTGCCCGCCCTCGGGATGAAGACCCACTCCGCCAACCTCGAGACGCTCCCGGCGTCCATCCCTGAGGTGCAGACCATGCGTGAGGTCTCTGCAGCGTTCCCGTCCGAGGGCTCGGTGGCCGACGTGGTGGTCCACGCCGACGCCGAGCAGCAGGACGACGTCGTGGCCGCGCTCGAGCAGCTCGACCGCGACGCCGCCGCTACCGGCTCGTTCGTGAGCACCGGTGCGCCGGTCCTGACCTCGGACGACGGTCGGACGTCGGTGCTGGAGATCTCGATGCCCTACGAGGAGTCCGACGAGCGGGTCGACGACGCGCTGCGCCAGCTGCGCGAGGAGCTGCTCCCGATCGCCGGCCTTCCGACCGGCTCCGAGCACGCCGTGGGCGGTGGCCCGGCGGAGTCGTTGGACTTCGTCGAGCGCCAGCAGCAGCGGCTGCCGCTGATCATCGGGTTCGTGCTGCTGCTGACGCTGGTGATCATGGCCGCGACGTTCCGCAGCCTGCCGGTCGCGCTGGTCTCCACCGTGCTCAACCTCGGTTCGGTCGGGGTCGCCTTCGGGCTGATGACCCTGGTCTTCCAGCACGGGTGGTTCGAGTCGCTGCTGGGCTTCGAGAGCTCCGGCTTCGTCATCGACTGGCTGCCGCTGTTCGTCCTGGTGGTGCTGGTCGGGCTCTCCATGGACTACCACGTGTTCGTCGTCAGCCGGATCCGGGAGTACGTCGATCAGGGCCTCCCGACCCGGCTCGCGGTCCAGCGGGGGGTCGCCGACACCGCGGGCGTGGTGACCAGCGCCGCCGCCGTGATGGTCTCGGTGTTC encodes the following:
- a CDS encoding MMPL family transporter; the protein is MTNPLTSVPIRAARWSAAHPWRAVLGWLVLVVVAVGLAAAVPTQETTDADYRLGESGRADQLIADAGLEEPSSEMVLITGDAAAADAAAADLVTAMTAADGVDEVAEPQWSPDRSALLIAVRLAEDGADDPDDAETVAPLRAVTDEVAANHPDVSVRQTGDLSLDVAIDERVADDLASAEVISLPVTLLLMLVAFGALIAAGLPVLLAATSVAATIGISAPLSHLVHADSTVTSMIVLIGMAVGVDYSLFYLKREREERAKGHSTLDAVEIAAQTSGHSILVSGGAVIASMAGLFLMGDTTFNSLAVGSILVVAIAVLGSITVLPALLAGLGRWVDRPRVPLLWRLNSRIGRGGISRRLLAPVVRHPKVALLLAGTIVVALALPALGMKTHSANLETLPASIPEVQTMREVSAAFPSEGSVADVVVHADAEQQDDVVAALEQLDRDAAATGSFVSTGAPVLTSDDGRTSVLEISMPYEESDERVDDALRQLREELLPIAGLPTGSEHAVGGGPAESLDFVERQQQRLPLIIGFVLLLTLVIMAATFRSLPVALVSTVLNLGSVGVAFGLMTLVFQHGWFESLLGFESSGFVIDWLPLFVLVVLVGLSMDYHVFVVSRIREYVDQGLPTRLAVQRGVADTAGVVTSAAAVMVSVFAIFATLSMLEMKMMGVGLSAAILLDATLVRLVLLPAALVLLGERAWWPTRPVAPRGEPVVGTDPAYVDAPGFAEAPHR